From the genome of Vicia villosa cultivar HV-30 ecotype Madison, WI linkage group LG2, Vvil1.0, whole genome shotgun sequence, one region includes:
- the LOC131653894 gene encoding inactive protein kinase SELMODRAFT_444075-like → MNREQKRGKVEKGCDGAEKVIVAVKASKEIPKTALVWSLTHVVQPGDCITLLVVVPSQSSGRKLWGFPRFAGDCANGHKKSAMAGASSENKNDITDSCSQMILQLHDVYDPNKINVRIKIVSGSPCGAVAAEAKKVQAKWVVLDKHLKHEEKQCMEELQCNIAVMKGSQPKTLRLNLVGSQKKDHEETCQLPSEQHEIPGKQSNKKNGSLKSTLGVLTPTSSPELETSFTATEAGTSSVSSSDHGTSPFCVSEIIAKSKKEETIEESQEIDGSISDTDSESLCTSSSASLRFQPWMSDLFLRKQSSQREEKRSESSRNMLQTSTTRALLEKFSRLDREAEIEISTSMTYLEFSGSVREAVALSRNAAPGPPPLCSICQHKAPVFGKPPRWFSYADLEQATDGFSPTNFLAEGGFGSVHRGVLPEGQVIAVKQHKLASSQGDLEFCSEVEVLSCAQHRNVVMLIGFCIEDKRRLLVYEYICNGSLDTHLYGRQQKPLEWSARQKIAVGAARGLRYLHEECRVGCIVHRDMRPNNILITHDFEPLVGDFGLARWQPDGDTGVETRVIGTFGYLAPEYAQSGQITEKADVYSFGVVLVELVTGRKAVDINRPKGQQCLTEWARPLLEEYAIEELIDPRLGSHYSEHEVSCMLHAASLCIRRDPYSRPRMSQVLRILEGDTVMESPRQYGGSPSL, encoded by the exons ATGAATCGAGAACAGAAGCGAGGGAAGGTTGAAAAAGGTTGTGATGGTGCTGAGAAGGTTATTGTTGCTGTTAAGGCGTCGAAGGAAATTCCGAAGACTGCTCTTGTTTGGTCTTTAACTCATGTTGTTCAGCCTGGTGATTGCATTACATTGCTTGTGGTTGTGCCTTCGCAGAGCTCAG GCCGGAAATTATGGGGCTTCCCACGGTTTGCTGGTGACTGTGCTAATGGACATAAGAAGTCTGCAATGGCAGGAGCTAGTTCGGAGAACAAGAATGATATCACTGACTCTTGCTCTCAAATGATTCTTCAGCTTCATGATGTCTATGATCCAAATAAA ATAAATGTCAGGATTAAAATTGTTTCTGGATCACCTTGTGGAGCGGTGGCTGCGGAAGCTAAGAAAGTTCAAGCCAAATGGGTTGTATTAGACAA ACATCTCAAGCATGAAGAGAAACAATGCATGGAAGAGCTGCAATGTAACATTGCGGTTATGAAGGGTTCTCAACCTAAGACACTTCGCTTGAATTTGGTTGGATCACAAAAGAAGGATCATGAAGAAACATGTCAACTACCTTCTGAGCAGCACGAGATTCCTGGAAAACAATCCAACAAGAAGAATGGTTCTTTGAAGTCCACATTAGGGGTTCTCACGCCAACTAGCAGCCCTGAGTTAGAGACATCGTTTACTGCAACCGAAGCTGGCACTTCATCGGTTTCAAGCTCTGATCATGGAACTTCGCCATTTTGTGTGTCTGAGATCATTGCCAAGTCAAAGAAAGAGGAGACTATCGAAGAAAGTCAAGAAATTGATGGTAGTATTTCTGACACAGACAGTGAAAGTTTATGCACGTCTTCTTCCGCAAGCTTGAGATTTCAACCGTGGATGTCAGATTTATTTTTGCGTAAACAGTCATCTCAACGTGAGGAGAAAAGGTCAGAAAGTTCGCGAAATATGCTTCAAACTTCCACAACAAGAGCTTTGCTAGAGAAGTTCTCGAGGCTTGACAGAGAAGCGGAAATtgaaatctcaacctctatgacATACTTGGAATTCAGTGGAAGTGTTAGAGAAGCAGTAGCGTTGTCTAGAAATGCCGCACCTGGGCCCCCTCCATTATGTTCAATATGTCAACACAAGGCTCCTGTTTTTGGAAAACCTCCAAGATGGTTCAGCTATGCTGATTTGGAGCAGGCCACTGATGGATTTTCACCGACTAATTTCTTGGCAGAAGGAGGGTTTGGATCTGTTCACAGGGGAGTTCTACCCGAGGGGCAGGTCATTGCTGTCAAACAACATAAACTAGCTAGCTCTCAGGGTGATCTTGAATTCTGCTCAGAGGTAGAAGTCCTGAGTTGTGCACAGCATCGGAATGTTGTTATGTTGATTGGATTCTGTATAGAGGATAAGAGAAGACTTCTGGTTTATGAATATATATGCAATGGATCATTGGATACTCATTTATATG GTAGACAGCAGAAACCGTTAGAATGGTCTGCGCGGCAGAAGATTGCTGTTGGAGCTGCTCGAGGGTTGCGATATCTTCATGAAGAGTGCAGAGTGGGATGCATCGTCCACCGTGACATGCGGCCTAACAACATTCTTATCACTCACGATTTTGAACCGCTG GTTGGTGATTTTGGACTGGCAAGGTGGCAGCCTGATGGAGACACTGGAGTAGAAACTCGAGTTATTGGGACATTTGG GTATCTGGCTCCCGAATATGCTCAAAGTGGACAAATAACTGAAAAGGCCGATGTTTATTCATTTGGCGTGGTATTAGTGGAGCTTGTGACAGGACGCAAAGCTGTCGATATCAACCGGCCCAAAGGACAGCAGTGTCTTACGGAGTGG GCGCGACCACTGTTAGAAGAGTATGCCATTGAAGAACTGATTGATCCAAGGTTGGGAAGTCACTATTCCGAACACGAGGTCTCTTGCATGCTACATGCAGCATCCTTATGCATAAGGCGAGATCCTTATTCTAGACCACGCATGTCACAG